acatggcaaaaacgtgtctctactaaaaatacaaaaaaattagccaggcatggtgggtgtgtgcctgtaatcccagctacttgggaggctgaggcaagagaatcacttgaacctgggaggcagaggttgcagtgagcagagatcacgccactgcactccagcctgggtgacagagtgggactctatttcaaaaaacaaaaaacaaaaaaacaaaacaaacaaaaaaaactctgtcTTAGTATTCCTATATTCCCACCTGCCACAATCTCTGGCACACAGCAGCTGAATAAAGAAAGGAATACATAAATGGGTTAACGCCAATAGCTTTGTGATATGCTATGTTCTTTAAGACTAGTTTTTCCCTAAGTACAACTCTTGCTAAACCTCGGTGGATCTACAGACACTTTACttataactaaaataaataaataaatgttcttgCTTTAATTCACTGATGAATGGGGGATGACCAAAAAGATAATAACGTTGTGGTTATACCCCTTAGGAAAAAGAGAAGTATGAAATCAGTTTAGGTTTAGATACGGAATATGTTTTAGTTTGACATAGATTGTCTGCAGGAATCAGAGAAAATTCTTATTGGTTAGCAATCCAGGCTTGGTTCTTGATATTCGTTATACTTTGTCTCCCTCTAAAGCAAGAGAACGCAGGTGAAGCAGTAACAGGCCTCTTTTCTGAGTGGGTTTGGGAAGTAGATGGACCAAACGGAAAAGTGACAGCTGCTGCAGGTGGCACTTCCCTGCTAGGGACAGTGCCTGGAGGTCCTGTCGTGGTCCAAAAGAGGGTGCTGGCCTAGCACAGGTCATCAGGGGTAAGTATTCCAAGGGGAGAAAACCAGGATGTGAGTGTGGCCTACTTTGGGAATACTCACGAAGAGGGCAACAATAATTAGGCCATTTCCTTCTGTCCCCAAGCAATAGCTGACGCATCTTGTTTCTCAGTTCCAGTGTCTGTGCTCAGTTTGAGGCAATACTGCAGGTTGactactatttcttttctttttttttttttttttttttgagatggagtcttgctctgttgcccaggatggagtgcagcggtgtgacctcagctcactgcaacctccgtctcctgggttcaagcaattctcctacctcagcctcccaagtagctgggattacaggcacccaccaccacgcccagctaatttttgcatttttagcagagacgaggtttcaccatgttggccaggctggtcttggccaggctggtcttgaactcctgaccttaggcgatctgcctgcctcagcctcctgaagtgctgggattacaggcgtgagccaccgcacctggcccggtTGACTGCTATTTCTAACCATCTGGAATAAACTATAAATCCAGCAGTTTTCAAATGAAACACATCATGTCTTTTTAGTAATTTAGTATTTGTTGTAGAACGGACTATATCCAAATGAAAATGTATGCAATATTTGTTCCTATTCTCTACAAATTTCAATCTTTTGTGTgtttggtttttacattttgttttttatttttcaattgacatataataattgcacatatttatggggtagtGATGTCTccatacatataatgtatacttatcattagcatatccatcatctcaaacatttattatttctttgtgttgggaacattcaacaCAAATCTaaatctttgtcatttaatcAGGCATCTGGGATCGCTCACAAATTATCATGTTAGGAATACATTCAGATATCCTTTATTATGACAGAactagaggctgggcgtggtggcccatgcctataatcccagcacttcgggaggtcgaggaggattgcttgagcccaggagttcaagaccagcctaggcaacacagtgagacccccagctcttccaaaaaaagaaaaaaaaaactagctgaatTTTCATATTTGAATATAACTACAGTAGGTAAAGTTTAAGAAAGGGAAAATTgacattattaatataataaagataTTGTTTTCTCGACCTACTGTCTTCTACATCAGGGGTTGGAGAGGGATAATTTTTAGATttgtaaacagttttttttttttttttttaagacagtctcactcttgttgcccaggctggagcgcagtggcacgatctcagctcaccgaaacctccacctcccgggttcaagcgattctccagcctcagcttcccgagtagctgggattacaggcgcccgccaccatgcctggataatttttgtatttttagtagagatggggtttcaccatgttggccaggctggtcttgaactcctgatttcgtgatctgcccgcctcagcctcccaaagtgctgggattacaggcaagagccaccgcgctcggcctgtAAACAGttctaaaaaatcaaaagaattgtATTTCACGTTATGTGAAAATTATACGCAAGTCAAATTCAGTGTCCATAATATGGTTTTACTGGAATACTGTCATTCATTTCCATCTCTGTGTCTGCTTTTGCAACACAGGAAAAAGCTAAACAGGTGTGACTGAGACCCTATTGCCAAGAAGGCCTAACATATTTACTAACTGgactttacagaaaaaaacttgTCAACACTTTCTTTACAATATGGAGTCGGCACAGAAAATATGTGCCTTCAGAAAAAGAgcgaaaaaaaagagaaaaaaaaatctctgaaactCATTAAATACATTAACTTTGTAATTAACTTCATGGCCATTAACTTTGGTAATAAAAGGTTGCTGATCCCGTCTGCCCAAGCAGCACAGACAATTTCTACTTTTGATGATTCATGTATTATTTTCACAGACTTCTGatcacttgttttctttttattatttatttattttgagacggggtctggctctgtcgcccaggctggagggcaatggcgcgatctcagctcactgcaaactccgcctcccgggttcaagcgattcttgtgcctcagcctcctgagtagctgggattacagagaccgccaccacgcccggctaattttttgtatttttagtagaaacggggtttcaccatgttggccaggctggtctagaactccgcctctgcctcccaaagtgctgagattataggcgtgagtcaccgcgccaaGATATCTTCTATTTGGGAACATTTTGTTGTCAAGTATCCAGCTGGGTACTTCGGGAGTTAAAAACATTAATTAAGGCATGGTCCTGGAGTCAAGTGAGCTTCGGCGAGAAGTTTGCcatggacagcatttctggagcAAACCCTGTAAGAAGGGCTGAATTCTACATGCCGACATTTCATACATTTCTCCTGCATTTCAGGTTGTAAGTGTGCTGCAGCATGACTGATCTGGCCAAATTCTTCCAGTTTCCTCAAGTGCTTTTCCTTTAGTATCGTTCTGAGTGTTTACAAAGAAATGATTTTCCAAAGCACTTGTGAAGCATCTAGTTCGATTGGAACGCAGTGACGGCTctataaaattcaaagaaaagaatCTCCCCGCATGAATAGTTTACAAAAATCGCTTGGGCCGAGGTGGCGGGGTTGTAAAAATTAGCTAGTTATATAGTAATCATTTTTCCATAAATTTAAATATCTCTAATTAAGGAAAAAATTGACGTAGAACAAAATctgcgggtgtgtgtgtgtgtgtctcggAGGGGATTACCTTATCTCCCAGCGCGGTTCTGAACCCTTCCTTCGCTCAGTTCTCCCTTTAAAGGTCGCCAAGTGGAACGCCCGCCCCCGGACCCGCACTTGCCCCCCTATACTCTCCTCCCGGTCCTCCAGACGGAGCCCGCCCGGCCAGGACACGCCAGCCCCTTCCTCGGCCGGTGGGGCCTCGACCCCCGCCGCCTCGAGGAGGCGCGGCGCCTGCAGTCCACGCGGCCGAGAGCGGGTAGCGGGGAGGTCCGCCCACGACGGAGGTTTCTCTGTGGTTACCTCAGCGGCGCTCTTCGCAATCTGAAAGTTGGGGCAGCTGAAGAGCCCCACCACCTTCACCTGCAGCGGCCGCTCCGGCAGCGACGGCGAGCCGCACCTAGCGTGCGGGGGCCCGCACGGCTGCGGCCTTGCCATGGCCGCGCCCGGGGACGCCCGGTGACCCCAAACACTGCGCGTCGCTCCGGCAACCGCGCGGCCCCGCCTCCGCCGCTCGCAGGAGGCGGGGCCCAGGGGCGGGGCCGAGGGCGGCCCGTGGCGGCTGGGCCTTTCCTCAACTTTGGGCCTGTTGCTGGGCCGCCGGCGCGCGGGCGGCCGCGACCGCCGGGGACGAGCTCGGAGGAAAAGGAACCGGGAGCCGCCCACCCGGGGGCGCTCTCCGGACCCCCAGGGTCCTAGCGCGCGGCCCTTACCGAGCCTGGGCGTCCGGATTTCGGCAGCGGATCGCCTTTCCGGGTTGGCGGCCCGCCTGATTGGGAACAGCCGGCCGGTTGCCGGGGGAACGCGGGAGTCGGGCCCGACCTGAGCCACGCAGGCTTGGTGCCCACCTGTGCGCGCCGCCTGCGAGGAAGGAACGGTCCGGGGAGAAGGCGCCGCCGGCCGCCCCCGTCCCCACCGCGGCCGTCGCTGGAGAGTTCGAGCCGCCTAGCGCCCCTGGAGCTCCCCAACCATGAAGCCCAACTTCTCCCTGCGACTGCGGATCTTCAACCTCAACTGCTGGTGAGTGCGCCTGCGGAGTGCGGTCTGGGGGCCACCTTCCGTTCGCACCCATGCAGCCTTCCTCCCCCTATCCCGCCCCACGATCTCAGGGTGTAGGGAAAACCCGAACCTCCAAAGTCCACATCTGGCCCCAGCGCCGGTGGTCCCAGCAGTCGCCTCCCCTGCCCCGCTCTTCCCTTCCTTAGGGGCATTCCGTACTTGAGCAAGCACCGGGCCAACCGCATGAGGCGCCTGGGAGACTTTCTGAACCAGGAGAGCTTCGACCTGGCTTTGCTGGAGGAGGTGAGATTGTGCAGCACGGTGCGGAAcccaggctgggaggagggacagACCGTCCCACTGGGGAAAGGCCAAGCAGGCATCCTCACCGCTTCCCTCAGGTGTGGAGTGAGCAGGACTTCCAGTACCTGAGACAGAAGCTGTCACCTACCTACCCAGCTGCACACCACTTCCGGAGGTGAGAAGCCCACTGGCCTGAAGCCTGTTCTCATCCCAGGAGGCTCTTGGCCCTGCCAGCCCTTCCCTATCCTGCCTGCACTCTGCagtctcctccagcctcctctccctCTGGATGTGAGAGAAGGAGAAGGGTGAACCAAGAAGGTCCTATGACTTCAGCCCATTTCAGCTTTGTTTTCTGGCTGCCCTATACTCCTCCAAAGGCTGTCGCCTTGGTTCTAGGGCTAGTCCCagcagtagaaaaagaaaaaaatagctgatcAGAGCTGGAagacaagggaggggaagagggctGGGTGTCTCTCCCTGTTTTTCTGGTTATTAAGCAGGGCTTGGCTTTCAGCGGAATCATTGGCAGTGGCCTCTGTGTCTTCTCCAAACATCCAATCCAGGAGCTCACCCAGCACATCTACACTCTCAATGGCTACCCCTACATGGTAAGGCAGACCTTTGACCTCTTCcacctcccttccccacctccagtAATACAAGGTAGAGGAGGCAGCCCTCTGAGAGCTGCAGGGGATGGGCAGAAAGATGGTGGCGGTGCCCTGAGTTTCTATCTCCTCCTGCCTGCAGATCCATCATGGTGACTGGTTCAGTGGGAAGGCTGTGGGGCTGCTGGTGCTCCATCTAAGCGGCATGGTGCTCAACGCCTATGTGACCCATGTGAGTGAAGCTGGCAGTGCCTAGGGCTGGGACATGCAGCCCAGTCCTGGGACAGAGAGATGGTACTTCTCTAGCTCTCATACCTGGGGATGAGGTGTGGGGGCAAGATCTTATAAGGAAGCAATGGGCAAGGCTTATCCATTGTATACCAAACACCATGCCAAGTGACAGATACAGGCTTGATTCAGACATACCCCTGGGACCCTCAGTCTTATCTGCTGTGATCTCATCTATCTTGCTCAGCTCCATGCCGAATACAATCGACGGAAGGACATCTACCTAGCACATCGTGTGGCCCAAGCTTGGGAATTGGCCCAGTTCATCCAGTGTGTGAGCCTGGGCTTGAAATGGGAAGTGGGATGGGACCCAGGGGCTGAGGGTGAACAAGGCTCCAGTCATGGGGAAGAGCTGGTGATGGAAGAACTCCCGCCTCACCAACCTGGTTCCCCCAGCCACACATCCAAGAAGGCAGACGTGGTTCTGTTGTGTGGAGACCTCAACATGCACCCAGAAGACCTGGGCTGCTGCCTGCTGAAGGAGTGGACAGGGCTTCATGATGCCTATCTTGAAACTCGGGACTTCAAGGTGAGGACTTGCCTATTACTTCCCCACCTATATCCCcagcttctctccctcctcctcccctacaTCCTAGCATGAGCCAATGATTCCCTTAGGGCTCTGAAGAAGGCAACACAATGGTACCCAAGAACTGCTACGTCAGCCAGCAGGAGCTGAAGCCATTTCCCTTTGGTGTCCGCATTGACTACGTGCTTTACAAGGTCAGGCTCCTCCCTTCAACATGCTTTCATATGCTGTGTCTCTTTGTCTACCAACCTGTGTAGATCCTTTGCTCAGCTATTCTAGTCTTGGACCACTGATGGGTGGAAAGTGGGGTAGCTGGGAGCTGGTTCTCTGGGAAGAGGCCCTCATATATAAGCTTCTCTCTGGCCCTTTCTTTTCCTAGGCAGTTTCTGGGTTTTACATCTCCTGTAAGAGTCTTGAAACCACTACAGGCTTTGACCCTCACAGTGGCACCCCCCTCTCTGATCATGAAGCCCTGATGGCTACTCTGTTTGTGAGGCACAGCCCCCCACAGCAGAACCCCAGCTCTACCCACGGTGAGTCACCCCCACCCTTTCCTTGGCCCTTgccccgcttgaagcagcccttcCACTCTTGACTCTCTCCTGCCCCACTGCCCTGCCCTGTTGTAGGACCAGCAGAGAGGTCGCCGTTGATGTGTGTGCTAAAGGAGGCCTGGACGGAGCTGGGTCTGGGCATGGCTCAGGCTCGCTGGTGGGCCACCTTCGCTAGCTATGTGATTGGCCTGGGGCTGCTTCTCCTGGCACTGCTGTGTGTCCTGGCGGCTGGAGGAGGGGCCGGGGAAGCTGCCATACTGCTCTGGACCCCCAGTGTAGGGCTGGTGCTGTGGGCAGGTGCATTCTACCTCTTCCACGTACAGGAAGTCAATGGCTTATATAGGGCCCAGGCTGAGCTCCAGCATGTGCTAGGAAGGGCAAGGGAGGCCCAGGATCTGGGCCCAGAGCCTCAGCCAGCCCTACTCCTGGGGCAGCAGGAGGGGGACAGAACTAAAGAACAATAAAGCTTGGCACTTTAGTGGCTCTGCCTTTTTCCTTGTAGAGGCGATGGGAGCCAGGGGTCAGTGTGACTGTCACACTACAGACCTTAAGGCTCCTACACATCTTCTCCTGTCCCCATACacgcccccacctcccacctgtaGGCAGTGTGAACGCTGTTTGTGGCAGAAACATTTTAATTGTAAACAGCAAGGCTCTCTGCCAGGCAGCCCAGATGAACAGGGGTGGCACTGTGCTGGGGTGAGGTGGTTTCTTTGTGGGAACGAAAGCAGACAGGCCACCCTTGTCTAGCCCTGGGCCCCTGTCCCCAAGGCCAGCTCGCTGAGCCTGCGCTCCTCCTGGAAGCGGATGAGGGCATCTCTCTGGTTGACCAAATCCACCAGCTTCCTCAGGACCTGGTCCTCAGCCTGCCGATCAGCAGCTGTCTTTAGAGTTTCTAAAAGGAGGAGACAAAGCTTAGAGAACAGGGAACTGGGCAGGGAAGCAGGAGGGCCACAACCTAATCCCAGCCTATGTGATTTCTATAACCCGGGCTTTGTTTCCTAAGCTGCCAAATTAGGAGGGTTGCCAACACCAGTGGTTTTCTAGCACTACTGAGCAGCACGATTTTTTTTGAAGGAGATCTTATATAAAAGCCAACTGTGCAGCTCTGATTGAACTGAAGTGAGAAGGGGCTTTGGAGCCCCCTCCTCTGGCTTCCTCCTGAATTGTCTCAGAGGTACACAGACTAGAGCATCATGCTGCTTGGTCAGTATCTGAGATCATGAGGCTTGCATGACACATCCCTGGGATGTGTCTGCTTCTCCCCACATTTCACCTACCTTCCCGGTTCATGTAGCCTCGTAGCTCCTGGTCCAGCTGCCACTGTTTCTCCTCCAGATTCAACTCCTGCACCCTGTGGAGGTCAGGGATTGTAGAAGCAGAGCTGTCTAAGGTGCCCAAGAGGCTGGAGCCTGGCTCATGGGCCACTGTCACCATCCCCTTCCCCTTACGTGATCATGAGCTCAGCCTCCTCAGCCACCAGGCTGTTTTTCTTGTCAACGAGCTGTAGCAGCTGTCCTAcccatagtttcttttgctgttctgGGGAACCTGAGAAGAAGGAAGATGGGTGGGGTGATCAGGAGGCTTCCAGCCAGCACCACAGGAGTTATAGGCTTAGGGGAGACAGGAGAGCCGGGTGTCACAGGTATGTGTTAGCTGTGTGGCATAGCCACTGGGACTCCTACGGGCTGGAGCGTGGAGCTGAACACAGTGCTAGAAGGCAGAGGGGTGTCCTAGCTTGTCACTCACTGCTCTGGCGCCTCAAGGCCAGCTCCAGCTTCACGCCCTCGGCCTCTAGCTCCCTCAAGGCAGCCTCAATCTCATTTAGTCGCCGTTGGATGGTCTGAGGGGTACAAGACAGAATATCCAGGAGTCTCTAGGTTGCTCAAGAACAGAGCACTGGAGGAACTCTGATCTCAGTCTCAGAACTTTGACCCCATCAGAATTTTGGGAACCCCTGGGCTTCACCTGGGCCTTGCAGAACCTCTTCATCTCCTCCTCCTTCGCACGGCGCAGCAGAGTCCGACGCCATGTTGGGTAGTTATTCATGGTGGCTGAGGTCTTGGCAAAGGTCTGCAGGGCCTATGGGAGGGTCAGGCCAGTCAGGGATAGGGCCTGGGCCCCCTGGTGGATAGGAGTGTTGTTTGGAAAGGCAGAAAATAACCCGTGCTGAAGTGGGGTAAGCTCTGGTAGAAAAGGTAGAGGCCAGAGATATGACAGGCCAAGTGAGAGGACATTCCAAGAGAAGGGTGCAGTGGACCAGTGCAGGTTTCTCCTGTAGTGGGCTGGAGAGCGTTTTGTGGCTGCACGCTGGCCCACTCACCTGTTCCACATCTGAGTCCAAAGGCacatcttcttcttcctcttcactgGAGAAGGgactctctttttcctccttctccatgGCCACAAGAGCTAAGAAGAAGAACTGAGAAGTTCTACTGCCTCCAGCGCCTGCCCCAGtcaggcaacaaagagcatggTGGTGACGGAGGCCCTGCAAGTCTGGTAAAGACTGAATGTATGTGTTGGGGCATGGGAGGAACTGAGAAGAATGGAGCAGAGGAGAGGCTGCCACGGCCTGGGATCCCCACAACTTCCCTCTGTATTCCCCAGAATTCCTCTGCAGGAAGCCAGTGCTCCCACCCTGTCCCACCCTGGGTCAGCACATCTGTGAGGATGGGTTACCTTGAGGGCTCTGGACTGGCAGGCCCCAACCCACAAAGCTGCTCTCCAGGGCGTGGCGGGCCAAGGCGGAGCAGCTGCGGGGAGGCTTGGGTGGAGGCTCCATTTCCGGGTCAGGGGTAAGGTTAAGGGAGGACAACCGCTGGCGCTCCGGGCTGGAGAGGCGGATCTGCCGACGGGTGGGCTGGCTGGGATCTGGAACAGGACTGGCCCCCTCCTGCGAGGCTGTGGGAGTTGAGAGGCCTGGTGGCATGCTATTCTCACTTGGTGTGAGGAGCTCCTGGAAAAGCCACCATGTGGTCTGGTCAGTGacctgcccagggtggagtgaggTCGGGGGGTGAGGCTACCCCTTCGGAGCAAAGGTGAGCCTTGGCATTCATTCGCTTAAAACCATTTACAGTGTCTGGCTGTGTTTTAGATACTTGAGAGAACAAGAAGTGTAAGCAGACAGGCATCCCTGCCTTCACAGAGCTTACATGCTAGTAGAAGAAGACAGTCAGTTACCCCCAGCAAAGTGCTGGTTTGACGAgaccctcttcctcttcccatgCCCCAATATACATACACGCCTTCAGTCTTTACCGGACTCTCAGGGCCTCTATCGCTGCCTTCCTCTTTGTGGTCTGGCTGGGGCAGGTGCTGGAGGCAGTAGAAATGTCCTGGAAAGGGTAGAGAGGGGAGGAGGCATCTGGTGTGGGCAGCCCAGTGCCCAGACACGCAACAGTTTATGAAGGAAGGTGGGGAAAACAAGACAGATTTGCAGGTGAATTTCTGCCAGCCTCCTGTTCCTCAGAACCACACATCTGGAGCTTTGCAGGGGACAGAGAAGaccctgagctcaggagaccGAAGTGCCATCTTGAGCCTGTTTCCATCCTGTGCCTCTCTACCTCAAGCTCTGTGTCCCCCAAGCAGGGCCAGGCCCAGAGTCTCTCTGGAGGTCTCCCAGGCCCACTCACCATCTCCTGGGTGCTGCTCATAGCCACCTGGCCACAGTGTGGCCTCACAGGTATGGCAGCGGAAGCAGCTCCGGTGGAAGAAATGGCCGTTGACACAGAGGCGTTCCAGGACATAGAGGTGTTCCCCACAAAGTGCACACAGGTCCCCAGCACCGGCCTGCGTGGACCCCCAGGACACAGGGTCAGGTGGAGCCAAGGCCAGCTCCAAACTTCTTTCCCTCCCATGAAacgcccctgccctgccctccccaggcTTCTGCCTGCACACGAAGCCTGGCTCTCACCTCCTGGTGTTGGGATGGGGGTGTCAGGGGTACACCAGGCTCTGGGTCAGGTGGCACCTCAGTACTTGGGGTCTCGGCCTCCATCTAAGGAGGTAAGTGCTCAGGCAGGGAGGGTAGAGGGGCAGGGCCAGCTGGGAGGGGATGCGTACAGATGAACACAAGGGGCTGAAGGGAAGGGGAGTGAGACTAGGCAGGGAAGCTGGATGGGGGGGTTATAGGACCTGGGGTGGGGAACAAGACATGGGATGAGAAATAGGGAAGACAGTACCGGGAAAGGGGATAAAATGTGGGGTAGGAGACCGACCCACCCCTGCCTGCATTCACCTCCAAGCGCAGCTTCTTGCCACCAGCATCCTCTGCATTTTCCTGCAATAAGTCCTAACAGCTCTAAGTGTGATGTTTTGAGCTCCCAGTCCTCCCCACTTTCTGAATGTCCTCACCATCACCCCAGGATCTCCACTGGGTAACCCCCTGCCCACTCCTCCCTGCTCAGCTCCAGCCCTGCCTAAACTCTCCACCTTGGCCCGGGATCGCTGCAGGGTCCTCTGAAGTTTACTAAGGAATAATACAGCACTGGAGGTCCCTGGGGAGGCCTGGCTGACAGGGCCTGTGGGGAGAGCCAGGGCATCAGTGTGGATGGGGGGTGCCAATACTGTACTCCCAGAACAGACAGACAGTCACTCTCCAACCCAGAAGGACACCTCTCCCAGGCTGGCCCTCAGAGGGCACCTTCTtcgtcttacacacacacacacacacacacacacacacagaaggacaCCTCTCCCAGGCTGGCCCTCAGAGGgcgtcttcttcctctttctgacacacacacacacacacacacacacacacacacggcaccttctccctctgtctcacacacacacacacacggcgccttctccctctgtcacacacacacacacacacctccccaTCCCAGTTATCCTGCCCGCCTTTCCTTCAGGTCACCTGGGCTGTGGGCCGTGCTCTTGAAGGCACTGTGGAAGTGGCTGAGGTAGGCAATGAGGCCCAGTGGGTCACTCCCTGCTACCACGGCCTGTGCAGACACCACCGGTGTGATGCCCAGCTCATTCTCCGCCACCTTTAGTGCCCAAGCAGTTGCTTCCAGAGCTCCCAGCCCCTGCAGCTCTGAGGGTTCCCTGTGGGATGTCAGGGAGAAAAGCCAACTAGAGACAAGAACCTAGCCCCACTGAGGGGAGGAAGGGCAGCAGGAGGGGAGGGACAGCAAGCAGCAGCTGGGGTACAAGAAGGCTTGAAGGTAGGTGTGTAGTCTCTGCTACCC
This DNA window, taken from Pan paniscus chromosome 5, NHGRI_mPanPan1-v2.0_pri, whole genome shotgun sequence, encodes the following:
- the SMPD2 gene encoding sphingomyelin phosphodiesterase 2; amino-acid sequence: MKPNFSLRLRIFNLNCWGIPYLSKHRANRMRRLGDFLNQESFDLALLEEVWSEQDFQYLRQKLSPTYPAAHHFRSGIIGSGLCVFSKHPIQELTQHIYTLNGYPYMIHHGDWFSGKAVGLLVLHLSGMVLNAYVTHLHAEYNRRKDIYLAHRVAQAWELAQFIHHTSKKADVVLLCGDLNMHPEDLGCCLLKEWTGLHDAYLETRDFKGSEEGNTMVPKNCYVSQQELKPFPFGVRIDYVLYKAVSGFYISCKSLETTTGFDPHSGTPLSDHEALMATLFVRHSPPQQNPSSTHGPAERSPLMCVLKEAWTELGLGMAQARWWATFASYVIGLGLLLLALLCVLAAGGGAGEAAILLWTPSVGLVLWAGAFYLFHVQEVNGLYRAQAELQHVLGRAREAQDLGPEPQPALLLGQQEGDRTKEQ